The following coding sequences are from one Capsicum annuum cultivar UCD-10X-F1 chromosome 3, UCD10Xv1.1, whole genome shotgun sequence window:
- the LOC107861885 gene encoding uncharacterized protein LOC107861885 — protein MGKGVVEKVRRCLRTIYFMVVMLLSLLMLSAPVMVAIGDVLLPTVLISSFTCVRCYSLKEHLQSYAFTTSLMDIPLVAILRSLIISCVYSMCDGPALSHGPYLGTATFCSVMSIILLSVKASVFSGNSYFEAEASSYIPKQKLHLNKSWGMPVLFISSIVFAVGHIVVAYRTSCRARRKLLFHRIDPEAVLPCKVVFSAYNKVPRSPTPSAGKASKCDSEMKRKLAGSAREDGEIPAKLLADVDSLFITCLGLTLHYKLTLPGSPCRSLSSTARVDRPPTLLSNVDYCIRRSYSSQYPANCLSTPLLDGFQTSPLLSVEMPSLNLDEVGEADAVDRSGSPHPIQDLEGNDQFGIVLVHGFGGGVFSWRNVMGVLAQQVGCVVTAFDRPGWGLTSRPFRTDWEEDHLPNPYTIDAQVDLLLSFCSEMGFTSVVLVGHDDGGLLALMAAQRVQSSTNFTNVKIKGIVLLGVSLSRELVPAFARVLLRTSLGKKHLVRPLLRTEITQVVNRRAWYDTTKLTTEVLSLYKAPLCVEGWDEALHEIGKQSYETVLSPEKATALLKAVECLPVLVIGGAEDAVVPLKSVQAMASKLVNSRLVAISGCGHLPHEECPKALLAAMSPFINRILVEQLQNQ, from the exons ATGGGGAAGGGAGTGGTGGAGAAAGTAAGGAGATGTTTAAGGACTATATATTTCATGGTAGTGATGTTGTTGTCGCTACTGATGTTATCGGCGCCGGTGATGGTGGCAATAGGGGATGTGTTGCTACCGACTGTGTTGATTTCTAGCTTTACGTGCGTAAGGTGTTACAGTTTGAAAGAGCATTTGCAAAGCTATGCATTCACAACTTCCTTGATGGATATTCCTCTTGTTGCAATCCTGAGATCTCTTATCATCTCCT GTGTTTATTCTATGTGTGATGGACCTGCTCTTTCACATGGACCATATCTCGGAACTGCTACATTCTGTTCTGTTATGTCCATTATTCTTCTTTCCGTAAAGGCTAGTGTTTTCTCTGGCAATTCATACTTTGAGGCTGAAGCTTCATCGTATATCCCAAAGCAAAAGCTTCATTTGAACAAGTCATGGGGGATGCCAGTGTTGTTTATATCATCTATAGTCTTTGCTGTTGGACATATTGTTGTTGCCTATAGAACAAGTTGTCGAGCTAGGAGGAAACTCTTGTTTCACCGAATTGACCCCGAAGCT GTTCTTCCctgtaaagttgttttctctgCATACAATAAAGTACCACGGTCTCCAACTCCTTCTGCTGGGAAAGCATCAAAATGTGATAGTGAAATGAAGAGGAAACTTGCAGGATCAGCTCGAGAGGACGGAGAAATCCCTGCCAAACTGCTTGCTGATGTTGACAGTTTATTTATTACTTGCTTAGGGCTTACTCTTCATTACAAACTTACTTTGCCTGGATCACCTTGTCGTTCGTTATCCTCCACCGCCCGTGTAGACAGGCCACCAACTCTTTTATCAAACGTGGACTATTGTATTCGGAGGAGCTACAGTAGTCAATATCCTGCAAACTGTCTATCCACACCTTTATTAGATGGGTTTCAGACTTCCCCCCTCTTGTCTGTAGAAATGCCTAGTCTCAACCTAGATGAAGTTGGTGAGGCAGATGCAGTGGATAGGTCCGGGTCTCCTCATCCTATACAAGATCTGGAAGGTAATGATCAGTTTGGAATTGTTCTGGTGCATGGTTTTGGTGGTGGAGTCTTCTCTTGGAGAAATGTGATGGGAGTACTAGCTCAACAGGTAGGTTGTGTAGTCACTGCATTTGACAGGCCAGGATGGGGATTGACATCTAGGCCTTTCCGAACAGACTGGGAGGAGGATCATTTGCCCAATCCCTACACTATTGATGCTCAG GTTGACCTGCTTCTGTCCTTCTGTTCAGAGATGGGTTTTACTTCAGTTGTACTTGTTGGCCATGATGATGGTGGATTGCTTGCACTAATGGCTGCACAAAGAGTCCAGTCATCCACAAATTTTACTAAT GTTAAGATCAAGGGGATTGTATTATTGGGTGTTAGCCTGTCAAGAGAACTGGTGCCTGCCTTTGCAAGAGTATTATTGCGCACATCACTTGGAAAAAAGCACTTGGTGCGTCCTCTTTTGCGAACAGAAATTACTCAAGTTGTTAACAGACGAGCATGGTATGACACAACGAAGTTGACAACTGAGGTTTTGAGCTTATACAAG GCACCATTATGTGTGGAAGGTTGGGATGAAGCACTCCATGAGATAGGGAAACAATCATACGAGACAGTCCTCTCCCCAGAAAAGGCAACAGCACTGCTAAAAGCAGTTGAATGTTTACCCGTTTTGGTGATTGGGGGAGCTGAAGATGCAGTTGTACCTTTAAAGTCTGTTCAAGCTATGGCTTCAAAACTTGTAAATTCT AGACTGGTTGCAATATCAGGATGTGGTCATCTTCCTCATGAGGAGTGTCCCAAGGCATTGTTAGCGGCTATGTCACCCTTCATCAATAGAATTTTAGTTGAGCAACTGCAAAATCAATAG
- the LOC107861886 gene encoding BRAP2 RING ZnF UBP domain-containing protein 2 isoform X2, whose translation MVEEVSERVMGDCSTSSMSSNLSEVFHFSSGNPRIEETRGIMHLFSNNHLSSHLPVDRKQLLCVLFVPNHMTYADFCQFCGSFIQHMLEMRIVRNDGMEDCYSILIRFDEQKAADTFHKHFNGRKFSSLEEETCNVLFAADVHYTGSIEHTQSTPASSTEQPFCAVCLERLDQDTSGILTTICNHSFHCSCISKWTDSSCPVCRYCQQQPGNSTCSVCQSPENLWMCVICGFVGCGRYKEAHATRHWKETQHCYALELETRRVWDYAGDNYVHRLIQSKTDGKLVELNHHCHHDNDGCCGCECGADPEFSETILNSKVEAIVNEYNELLTSQLEDQKMYFESLLQEVEEEIARETKEAVEKALCQNQRLTKLKVRLDKCIEEKKFHDD comes from the exons ATGGTTGAAGAAGTATCAGAAAGGGTGATGGGTGATTGTTCAACCTCTTCCATGTCGTCTAATTTGAGTGAGGTTTTTCACTTCTCATCTGGAAACCCTCGCATCGAAGAAACAAGAGGAATCATGCATCTCTTCTCCAACAACCACCTTTCTTCTCACTTGCCT GTGGACAGAAAGCAGCTCCTTTGTGTGCTCTTTGTTCCGAATCACATGACGTATGCGGACTTTTGTCAGTTTTGTGGTTCATTTATTCAACATATGTTGGAAATGCGAATTGTCAG GAACGATGGAATGGAAGATTGTTACAGTATATTAATCAGGTTTGATGAGCAGAAAGCTGCTGATACATTTCACAAGCATTTTAATGGTAGAAAATTTTCATCTCTTGAG GAAGAGACGTGCAATGTCCTTTTTGCTGCTGATGTTCATTACACTGGTTCAATTGAACATACACAGTCCACACCTGCAAGCTCTACAGAGCAACCGTTCTGCGCTGTTTGTCTTG AGAGACTGGACCAGGATACAAGTGGAATTCTTACAACCATTTGTAATCATTCCTTTCATTGTTCATGTATTTCAAAATGGACAGATTCTTCATGCCCT GTATGCCGATATTGCCAGCAGCAGCCTGGAAACTCAACATGTTCTGTCTGTCAATCACCAGAAAATCTGTGGATGTGTGTTATTTGTGGTTTTGTTGGATGTGGAAG ATACAAAGAAGCTCATGCTACAAGGCATTGGAAGGAGACACAACATTGCTATGCACTTGAATTGGAAACTCGGCGTGTCTGGGACTATGCAGGGGACAACTATGTTCACCGTTTGATTCAGTCTAAAACTGATGGGAAGCTGGTTGAGCTCAACCACCATTGTCATCATGATAATGATGGCTGCTGCGGCTGCGAATGCGGTGCAGATCCTGAATTCAGTGAAACTATTTTAAACAGCAAAGTTGAAGCT ATTGTAAACGAGTACAATGAGCTCCTAACTTCCCAACTGGAGGACCAAAAAATG TACTTTGAGTCCTTATTGCAAGAGGTTGAGGAAGAAATTGCAAGGGAAACTAAGGAAGCTGTTGAGAAAGCTCTATGCCAGAATCAAAGGTTAACGAAGTTAAAAGTTCGCTTGGACAAATGCATTGAAGAGAAGAAATTTCATGATGAT TGA
- the LOC107861886 gene encoding BRAP2 RING ZnF UBP domain-containing protein 2 isoform X1, giving the protein MVEEVSERVMGDCSTSSMSSNLSEVFHFSSGNPRIEETRGIMHLFSNNHLSSHLPVDRKQLLCVLFVPNHMTYADFCQFCGSFIQHMLEMRIVRNDGMEDCYSILIRFDEQKAADTFHKHFNGRKFSSLEEETCNVLFAADVHYTGSIEHTQSTPASSTEQPFCAVCLERLDQDTSGILTTICNHSFHCSCISKWTDSSCPVCRYCQQQPGNSTCSVCQSPENLWMCVICGFVGCGRYKEAHATRHWKETQHCYALELETRRVWDYAGDNYVHRLIQSKTDGKLVELNHHCHHDNDGCCGCECGADPEFSETILNSKVEAIVNEYNELLTSQLEDQKMYFESLLQEVEEEIARETKEAVEKALCQNQRLTKLKVRLDKCIEEKKFHDDISDNLTKNKEIWEAKILEIEEREKRALKMKDEKISELEEEIATLMASIET; this is encoded by the exons ATGGTTGAAGAAGTATCAGAAAGGGTGATGGGTGATTGTTCAACCTCTTCCATGTCGTCTAATTTGAGTGAGGTTTTTCACTTCTCATCTGGAAACCCTCGCATCGAAGAAACAAGAGGAATCATGCATCTCTTCTCCAACAACCACCTTTCTTCTCACTTGCCT GTGGACAGAAAGCAGCTCCTTTGTGTGCTCTTTGTTCCGAATCACATGACGTATGCGGACTTTTGTCAGTTTTGTGGTTCATTTATTCAACATATGTTGGAAATGCGAATTGTCAG GAACGATGGAATGGAAGATTGTTACAGTATATTAATCAGGTTTGATGAGCAGAAAGCTGCTGATACATTTCACAAGCATTTTAATGGTAGAAAATTTTCATCTCTTGAG GAAGAGACGTGCAATGTCCTTTTTGCTGCTGATGTTCATTACACTGGTTCAATTGAACATACACAGTCCACACCTGCAAGCTCTACAGAGCAACCGTTCTGCGCTGTTTGTCTTG AGAGACTGGACCAGGATACAAGTGGAATTCTTACAACCATTTGTAATCATTCCTTTCATTGTTCATGTATTTCAAAATGGACAGATTCTTCATGCCCT GTATGCCGATATTGCCAGCAGCAGCCTGGAAACTCAACATGTTCTGTCTGTCAATCACCAGAAAATCTGTGGATGTGTGTTATTTGTGGTTTTGTTGGATGTGGAAG ATACAAAGAAGCTCATGCTACAAGGCATTGGAAGGAGACACAACATTGCTATGCACTTGAATTGGAAACTCGGCGTGTCTGGGACTATGCAGGGGACAACTATGTTCACCGTTTGATTCAGTCTAAAACTGATGGGAAGCTGGTTGAGCTCAACCACCATTGTCATCATGATAATGATGGCTGCTGCGGCTGCGAATGCGGTGCAGATCCTGAATTCAGTGAAACTATTTTAAACAGCAAAGTTGAAGCT ATTGTAAACGAGTACAATGAGCTCCTAACTTCCCAACTGGAGGACCAAAAAATG TACTTTGAGTCCTTATTGCAAGAGGTTGAGGAAGAAATTGCAAGGGAAACTAAGGAAGCTGTTGAGAAAGCTCTATGCCAGAATCAAAGGTTAACGAAGTTAAAAGTTCGCTTGGACAAATGCATTGAAGAGAAGAAATTTCATGATGAT ATCAGTGACAATCTTACGAAAAACAAGGAGATATGGGAAGCCAAGATACTGGAAATTGAAGAAAG GGAGAAGAGGGCGCTAAAAATGAAGGATGAGAAGATATCCGAATTGGAGGAAGAG ATTGCGACTTTGATGGCATCCATCGAAACATAA